Proteins encoded within one genomic window of Columba livia isolate bColLiv1 breed racing homer chromosome 1, bColLiv1.pat.W.v2, whole genome shotgun sequence:
- the LOC110356690 gene encoding LOW QUALITY PROTEIN: gastrula zinc finger protein XlCGF8.2DB-like (The sequence of the model RefSeq protein was modified relative to this genomic sequence to represent the inferred CDS: substituted 1 base at 1 genomic stop codon) translates to MMIQQCIHTGEKPFPCTSCSKTFYLRHHLVRHQQIHSGKKPFMCTECGKSFVLRQHLVRHQHIHSGEKPFPYTKCSKSFRDKTYLIITQHIHTGEKPFPCTDXSKSFVQRQYLLIHQWMHTREKPFSCTDCGKSFVERQQLLSHQHIQTGEKPFTCTECGKSFSQRQQLLRRQRIHSMEKDFTCSHCPKTFRKKRTLIVHERIHTGEKPYKYG, encoded by the coding sequence ATGATGATACAGCAGtgcatccacactggggagaagccgtttccctgcaccagctgcagcaAGACCTTTTACCTGAGGCATCACCTGGTGCGCCACCAGCAAATCCACAGTGGGAAGAAGCCCTTCATGTGCACTGAGTGTGGCAAGAGCTTTGTCCTTAGGCAGCACTTGGTGCGCCACCAGCACATCCActctggggagaagccctttccCTACACCAAGTGCAGCAAGAGCTTCAGGGATAAAACCTACCTCATCATCACCCAGCACATCCACACTGGTGAAAAGCCTTTTCCCTGCACTGACTGAAGCAAGAGCTTTGTCCAAAGGCAGTACCTGCTGATTCACCAGTGGATGCACACCAGGGAGAAACCCTTCTCATGCACCGACTGCGGCAAGAGCTTTGTCGAAAGGCAGCAACTGCTGAGTCACCAGCACATCCagactggggagaagcccttcacctgcaccgagtgtggcaagagcttcagccaaaggcagcagctgctgaggcgTCAGCGCATCCACAGCATGGAGAAGGACTTCACCTGCTCCCACTGCCCCAAGACCTTCAGGAAGAAGAGGACCCTCATCGTCCACGAGCGCATCCACACAGGGGAGAAACCCTACAAGTATGGCTAG
- the ART1 gene encoding GPI-linked NAD(P)(+)--arginine ADP-ribosyltransferase 1: MEYLVLGLALLAGTLTAGSPLHRRDLSPIKEVALDMAPNSFDDQYRGCGRMMEEELQELNRTEFTNNSIYANAWTIAAAEWRNRRGRVPQTSTLRPEHAIAFLAYTQQGPLYRAFNVAVREAGRSRGEYLRNFHFKVLHFLLTEALRSLRDTRHHQCHRVYRGVQGIRFTARSWQSIRFGHFTSASLRYESTQNFGQDTFFSMETCYGVPIRDFSSFPEEEEVLIPPFESFEVTSVTRNGSRALIQLRSQAANSTYNCEFVKEKRCRSRPCVFSTGWSIPRDPPHLWGLLLAATALAAAGGP, from the exons ATGGAGTATCTGGTGCTGGGCTTGGCGCTGCTGGCCGGGACATTGACTGCCGGCAGCCCCCTGCACCGGCGAGACCTCAGCCCTATCAAGGAGGTGGCACTGGACATGGCCCCCAACTCCTTCGACGACCAGTACCGGGGCTGCGGCCGCATGAtggaggaggagctgcaggagctcaACCGCACCGAGTTCACCAACAACAGCATCTACGCCAATGCCTGGACCATCGCTGCTGCCGAATGGCGGAACCGGCGGGGCCGCGTCCCCCAGACGTCGACGCTGCGGCCGGAGCACGCCATCGCCTTCCTGGCATACACCCAGCAGGGCCCCCTGTACCGGGCGTTCAATGTGGCCGTGCGCGAGGCCGGGCGCTCCCGTGGGGAATACCTGCGCAACTTCCACTTCAAGGTGCTGCATTTCCTGCTGACCGAGGCCCTGCGCTCCCTGCGGGACACCCGGCACCACCAATGCCACCGCGTCTACCGAGGTGTCCAGGGCATCCGCTTCACCGCCCGCAGCTGGCAGTCCATCCGCTTCGGCCACTTCACCTCCGCCTCCCTCAGGTACGAGAGCACCCAGAACTTCGGCCAGGACACCTTCTTCTCCATGGAGACCTGCTATGGCGTCCCCATCAGGgacttctcctccttccccgaggaggaggaggtccTCATCCCACCCTTCGAGAGCTTTGAGGTCACCAGTGTCACCCGCAACGGGAGCAGAGCCCTCATCCAGCTCCGCTCCCAGGCTGCAAACAGCACCTACAACTGCGAGTTCGTGAAAG AGAAGAGATGCCGGAGCCGGCCGTGCGTCTTCAGCACAG GCTGGAGcatccccagggaccccccacaTCTCTGGGGGCTCCTCCTGGCAGCCACGgccctggcagctgctgggggtCCCTGA
- the IL18BP gene encoding LOW QUALITY PROTEIN: interleukin-18-binding protein (The sequence of the model RefSeq protein was modified relative to this genomic sequence to represent the inferred CDS: deleted 1 base in 1 codon) yields MAAPRLARHPGAAARVLLPLLCWALVSPHTGAMALQPPHITVLRLSAEPPRLGEKVTVSCEAVSDLPEFTLLYWLGNGSFVEKLHWDGAVSEGTVLEEPRGSGVTLLRDLHFSSFSTQYLRTNYTCVVLSPLGMDTKAVRWVPPAPAPSSATSGGLG; encoded by the exons ATGGCTGCACCGCGTCTCGCCC GacacccaggagctgctgcccgagtcctcctgcccctgctctgctgggctctggTGTCCCCGCACACGG GTGCCatggccctgcagcccccccacATCACCGTCCTGCGGCTGTCAGCAGAGCCCCCCCGCCTGG GCGAGAAGGTGACGGTGTCGTGTGAGGCGGTGAGCGACCTCCCCGAGTTCACGCTGCTCTACTGGCTGGGGAACGGCTCCTTCGTGGAGAAGCTGCACTGGGACGGGGCC GTGAGCGAGGGGACGGTGCT GGAGGAGCCGCGGGGCTCGGGGGTGACCCTGCTCCGCGACCTGCActtcagctccttcagcacccAGTACCTGCGCACCAACTACACCTGCGTGGTGCTCAGCCCCCTCGGCATGGACACCAAGGCGGTGCGGTGGGTGCCCCCGGCACCggcccccagctctgccacgAGCGGGGGACTGGGCTGA